In Mycosarcoma maydis chromosome 20, whole genome shotgun sequence, the genomic stretch GACAGTATGGGCAACACCGAGATCCTGCGTCGCGGCGACGTGCAGTTCACCTCGGCCGGAACAGGCATCCGACACAGCGAGAAGAACGGCGGCAAAGATACGGTGCACTTCCTGCAGATTTGGTACACCCCGGACGTCTCCGGACTGCAACCTAGGTACTACACGACGCATGCTTCGGACGAAAGCAAACGAGACACTctcaagacgctcatcaAACCCATCTCTACATTCAGCAAACAAGACCAGCAGAAATCCGGCCTGCTCCCCGAAGGATCGCCTATCCCGTCTCACTCAACTCTGGTGACGCGCACTTCGATCCTCTCACccgcaagcagcgtcaCCCATATACTCGGCGCCGACTctgaagcgcaagacggCACAGAGAGGTGGTGCTATATCCACCTCGCCCAAACGTCGGGCTACAAGGATCCCGAACTCAAAGACGTCGGCATCAAGAACGAAGCCAGCATCACTTTCAGCGATGGTGACCACACTCAGTACACCCTCAAGGAAGGTGATGGTGCTTACATCAAGGGTGGTAAAGCAGGCCATGGTatcgagatcaagaacCAGGGTGACAAAGATGCCGAGTTTGTCCTTTTCGATCTCAAGCCTCAGAATGCTAGCTCGAATTGGTAATCCTATCGATACAGACCAAGCCGAGATTGGAAGATGTGgactcgcgactcgtcactgtaaatactcacgactgtatgATGAGCGTAGCTAAGTAGGAATTTGGAATGGAAAtggaaatcacgaatgcttttcttcttctggTCCAGAACTTGAGCCTGTTGAGGTTGATGTCGTGCACGATGTGTGTGGATGTGCATATttgccattcgtgattatgTGAAGGGAAACGCTCTTGCTATCGTGACAAGCgcggattcgtgatttgtgtgCACAGCTGTGTCGAAGATCAGACGTAGATGACCGGATCCACCAACCTATTTGTCCTCCTCAACCTGCTTCTGATCAATGCTCTCGCTTTGTGTCTCGCCATAGCTGTCCTGGCTGCATCCATGTCGCCCAAAGCCCCGCCGTCTTTCCTGATCGCTTTGGCGGGATTTGCACCTTGGTGACGAGTCTGTttctgttgctgctgacgcGTGCACCAGTCTTGCGCCTCGGTTTTGACTCTAGCTTCGAAATCGAGCTTTTGGCCTCTACTGAACAGCTTGACCTCGCTGGTGTCGCGAACACTCTGCCTGTCGACCAAAATGTACTTGACGCTGGAACTGCCGTAGCTCTCGTAAAACGCATCTAGCAGGACATCCTCCATGATACGTCTTAAACTTCTtgcaccaccgccaccgccaccgcgATCGGCTGAATTTCTGACCAGCGCCTTGCTGTTGGCAGCCGAGCAAGTGCCCATTGCACGATGGACCACTTCTTCGATCGCACCGCGCGAGATGTGCAGTTCGATACCGTTGAGTTTGAACAACGACGTATATTGATCAACCAGGCTGTTGCGCGGTTCAGTCATGACCCGGATCAGGTCTTGGTGCGAAAGCGGGTTGAGCACCACCGACACGGGTACGCGACCGATGAATTCCGGGATCATTCCGTACTGCTCCAAATCGCTCggctcgagtcgtgagagTAGGTCGCACTGCGATAACGTCGCAGCATGCGGCTTCTCATTCTGATCCTCACTCGAGACGTTCAGAGTAGTCGGATCGCCAGATagccgatcgagacgatTTCGGATAACATGATCAATCCCCACAAATGCTCCTGAGAGAACGAAGAGGATTGAACTTGTAtcgacgctcaagctcgcagCTTGGGTTTGTGACGACGACAGGCTGTTGGAATTCCATTTGGCATCCGCTGAGTCCGCttgcgctcgacgatgatTGTACCACGGTCCGAGACCTCCGGCTGTCTCGACACCGTTTACATCTCCTGTCGCTGCTTGCCGTGGGTAGCTCTTTGGTACCTTGCTCGCCGCTGTCGCCGTCCCAGCCGCACTTGCACCCGCATTCGCACCCGCTTTGTTCGCAATCTGAATCGTCGTTCCTTCCAGTATCCTTAACAACGCCTGTTGTACGCCTTCTCCACCCACGTCctttcctcctcctcctcccgCCCCTCCCGCTCCCCCGCCTCCACCTCCCAGCCCGGTTttgcgcagcttgtcgatctcgtcgatgcacACGATTCCGCGCTGTGCGCGATCTACATCCCAGCCTGCTTCCACCAACAATcgctggatgatcgacTCCACATCTTCTCCCACATACCCCGCCATGGTGAGCGGCGTAGCGTCGACATGCACAAACGGCACATCGAGCGCCTGTGCCAGCGTTCGGAGCAACAGCGTCTTGCCTGAGCCCGACGGtccgaggaggaggatgttGGACTTTTCGAAAAACGGAAGCGAACCTGGTTGTGTTGAGAGGAACGCGATTCCGGGATTTGAAGTCGAGGCAGTCTCCTTGCCTGCGTCATGGGTCCGAGGTGTGCAATCCGAAACATGGCACACATCCACCGTCGAGGCGCGTTCGCTGGGATGGTCGCTgttcctgctcgtcgaaaGTCGCTCTCTGGCAAGCCGCAATGCCCGTTTGGTACGTTCTTGCGCTATCCCAGCGGCATACGCTGCTCTCTCCTGTGATGACTCCCACTTGTTCTCTGTTTCATCAGTTCTCGACATTTGACTTTGCGAACCAGGTCCACGCACACCGGCATGCTGGGAGCCGCGCATCGTGTTTGACGAGAAGTATAGAGGCTCGTCGGCCCCGAACACGCCGATCCTTGATGTCCCCTCGACCACATGATCTTTTTGATGAAAGTCCCGAGTATAATCAGACAGCACAGCATTGTGCATCCTCGACGCCGCTTCGGCCAGTGCATTTTCTTGTGCTGCCGTTGTCGATGACCATTTGCGCTGTTCCAACTTCCAACTCGCTTCTTCAGCTGGGGTCTGGGCCGAAACCCTTTTCATCGGCTTCTCGGGCTTCTCGGGCTTCTCGGGTGGCTTGAGATCATCACCGAACTTGGGCGCGATACGACCTGCATATCCACTGCCGTTCTGTATGGCTACCTTGGAGTCGTCTTCTATAATCGCCGATGGACCGCCCGCGTTGACGAGCCactcgcgctcgctgcgACCAAACATGAGACTCCGCGTTGCTTCGCCGTGCGGATCGCGCGCTCGCTCCGCGTTTCGTTCTTGTTCGATCTGATGCTGTGAACGCCAACTATCTTGGAGCGATGCCATCGCTTCGTCTTTTTCTTGCATTGCGGTTGGGTTCGATATCGGACCCGCTGCTTCCTCGGAGCGTGCCTTGTACTTTCCTAACCTCAGCGATCGTGAGGCAGCCTCTGAAACACCATGATCCGGTATTGTACAGTTACGTTGGAGTTGGGTTTCAGTTTCCTCTTCCgagagctgctgttgctgttgctgttgctgctgctgctgctgctgcgcctcaAGTCTCGCTTcagcttcgtgcttcatCCGCTGATTGCTCGCGACGCGAAGGTAGTGATTCCACACGCCTACGGCGAGCACCTTCTTCGCCCTCGTCTGACCTACCACGTACGAGTCGAGGTATTTGACCAGTGACCGCGGGCTGATGGATGGGATGTCCGAGAGCAGTGTCTTGTGagcggacgaggaggagtgGAAAGAGCCTTGAGTGTGGATGGTATCGCTAGTATTCGTGGAAGATTGGCGGATTTGGTGGTACGATAGCGCTCTTGCTGCGATGGCTACATCTGGTCGACTGGAAGCACGTGAAGCAACATCTCTCGATATCGCAACAGAGGTTGTCGATACGAGCTTTGTCCGGTGCGACGCTGTGCAAAGTGGTGTAGTCCTTGTGCATCTTGCTAATGCTGCAAGTCTCGTTGCGGATGCGCGCAGGCGAGATGTAGCGCTGCCATACTTGCTTGTGAtcgtcagcagcattcTTGATTGTCAGAATGAATGTGTGATAGAATGTTGTACCGAGCTATGTCGTTGCAGCCAGATGCGGACTGACTACAAGTATTCGCCTCGCCTTTGCGCCTGCTGACGCTCTGATGCCGCCAGCAAACCCTTGATCCCGACACGTCGCTTCAATGCCGCCTCGTCTTGGATAAGAAAGCCTGGCCCACCACTGTCCAACTGAAATACGCCTTTTGTCTCTGCCCGGTACAGTAGCAAATCacaatcttgaatcgtgaacgtgGAATGATGGTCACAAGTGTAAAgatagtcacgagtgtcgcGCCAACCACAGCGTGAGTAGCGGTAAATGTGAATATACAAAGCCGAGTGAAAGCcgtcactcgtcactgaaactcacgactggctcgACCGCCGCGTGCCGTGTTTCACACACAATTCTCCCCACACGCGATCTgctccattcacgatgaATTTCACCGGCCTCTTTGCTCAcaccgaatcgtgaatcgtgaatcgtgaatcgtgaatgcttcCAAACATGAAATGCTACCATCCGGATCCATGATCCACGATCATTCCACAAGACAGGCCTTGGATGACACGTAAACATTCATGCTCACGCATTGCGACATTATGCTGCAAGGCTTTCGATACCAGATGGAAAGGATTTCGTGATAGATTCCATACAGAAAGCAAGATATAGAAAGTGGAACAAAAATCAACACAACACAAGCTCGTCCGTCGCCTTACAACTTGAGCTCCTGCAAGATGCGCTTTGCCAGCATCTGGTACTGCCAAGGGTTACCGCCGACCCTTCTGAATTGCAGTCCGTTGACACCAAGCAACAAGGGGACTTTGACCACAAAGATCTCGAAGCGTACTGCTAGCTCGGTCGCTTGAGCTGCATTCATCGTCCTGGCAGTCACCGTGCCGGCGGCACTTGCAGGTGAGAGCGCACATGCATCACCGCCTgagccagcagcgacgGTGGTATCGAGCATCAAGTTCGAATCGCGCGATCCCGAAGGTCCAAGCATCGAAGCAGCTCCCATCGAATCGGCTCGCTGCCTCGGAGACCTAATCAATAGCGACGGTTTGGACGGTGTCTTGGGCGGCAGTGGAGGTAAAGTGGTCGAATCGGCGTTGGCAAAAGCAGCATTGCTCGTCAACGACGGCGTGCGACTGCGCACTGTACCACCAGCCCCTGTCAAAGCTCCGATGCTCTCGGCCACGGAGCCCTCTTTGCGGTTGGCACGATCCTTGTCCTTGCTTCTGCCTGATACGAACGAGAGTCGGCTTGGTTTGCGTTTGGGTTGACGGTTGTTCTCTTCTGAGGTGGGCGAGCGTTCCGATGCTTCGgcatctgcagctgcagctgcagccatcgtctcgagcgGAATTCGCGCATTACCTCTGCCCAGAGAGTCGGACCCTGAAAAGTCGAGGCTGGGAAGATGCACGCACTCGTATCCACCACGAAGCTCGCGGTACTGAATGCCGATGCGGTCCAACACCTTGACCAGAGACGCATGAATCACCGTACGAGGTTTGGTCGAAGTCGTCTGAACACTGAACAGGCCCTTGAGAAAAATGGGCTTGGAACCACCCTCGGATGCCGAAGAGCCGTTCTGCTGCCCTCCGGTAGCATTCGAACCACCTCCGAACCGGCGGCGTGTTACGAGAGCAGGAAGCACTTCGGCCTGTCCGGGCGTCGAAGGCCCCATCCATCCCGTTCTTGCATTGCTTGGGCTCACCTGCTGCAAAGCGTCTTCTTTCTGTCTAGCAGCACCACCCGCGTCAAGCACGTTGAGCGGCATGCTGGTCGATGGCGATATGCCAGTGCTGGGCCGTCTCCCGGAtttggctgcagctgtcgacTTGGGAGACATGGACAGGCCAGCCGCACGACCCACTGAAAGAGCGCCCATCGACGCTTCACTGACGCGCGTATTGGCATGCGAGGCGGGCATGTCGCCCATAGTGCCAGAACGACGCACCGTGGTTCCGCTGCCCAGTGGCATATCCTCGTCGTGAGTGACAAGGTGCTCCTCCACTTCGTCGTAGTCGTACGCATCCACGTCGGTACCAGTGTCAGCTtcgtccacctcgctcaGCGGCATGTGCGCACTGCCTCTccgctgctgatgctgctgctgctgctgctgcggcaaGCCCCCCAGAGGCATGCTCATCCTGCTTTGCTTCTTTCGCTCCCTGGCCTCAGTATCTAAAGGCTGCGATGGCGATCGGCCCATGAACGAGCTGAAGCGACGCGCCAAAGTTGCTCCGTAACCCAGTGTTGAGCTGGTGTTGTGGGCGGTAGCAGCTGGCGATGAGGACGGCTCTGCACTGCCAGCCTCAGACTTCGAAGGTGTGGCGATGTATGAAGCTCGTGCAGGCAAGCGAGCAGGAGACATGGTCGACATTCTTCGGGTATCCATGCTGAATGCGTCGGGCGTGCTAGGCTCGACCATTGCACCGACCGGTGTACGACCGGCTGCGGCGGCACCAGGGGGCCGACGCGCTGTCAAACTGACGCTTCTCTTGTGGTTGTTGGTGATGGCCATGGAAATATCCGGTGCCATCATCGAATGACGGTGATTGTGACCGATAGCCACCTCGGGACCAGGCGGGACGACGGAGAATGACTGTCGCATACCCGGGGTACTGGCCGCTGGGACCGGTGCCATACCACCAATCCCGGGTGCAAAACCAGCGTCCTTGGGCGACGGAAGGCACTTTTCGCGCAAGGCtgcttccatctcgtctGCATTGgcacgagcacgaggtGGCCCAGCCATAAGTCCGGAGGGCCTCGACTTCTCACGAGACTCAAACACGGGCGTCGGCGATGCAGGCACGGGTATCATCGCAGCGGCCGGGCGAGGAGGTGCAGGAGAAGCCAGCGCTGCTTCCTGCTGACGAGAAGGATCGTAGGCGCGGTGAGAAACATGCGGCACCTCAGGCACGCGGAGTGCCTCTTGCGGAATGTCGGCAGCTGTGGGCATGGCtccggcagcagcggctcTTGCACCTGTACCTGCGCCGGCGACAGCTCCTGTGGAGGGAACAGGAGGGCCATTGAGCGAGAGGTTGGACGAGGCAAAGAAGGAGTGACCGTAGAGGCGCTCACGTTCCATCTTTTCCTTGACAAGGAAGTAGATCGAGATGAGAGGATGGAAACCACGCGTCGGATCCAATGGCTCTTTGCCAAACGGCAAAAGACCCGTACCTGAGCCGAGTCCATTGGAGCTGCCGTTCGCTGAACCGACAGCTGAGTCGTCCTTGCTGCCgaaagctgctgctagCGGGTTGGTGGTGAGCTTTTTCTTGTAGAAATCAATACCTGagaagcgtctcgagcCTGCCTTGGACTTGACTGTATCGGAGCCGCTGGTTGCAGTGAAGCTGCCGCGAGTTGATGGCCTGTTGAGGCCGGGCGAGTCGATTGACGAACCACTGTTGCTGACCGTGCTGAGACCGGTGAGGCTGGCGGGCAGGTTCTTGAGCTCCCAGTGGTACAATGAGGTCTGGTACGCTTCGCTGTTGAGCACCTcgatgagcttggctgTAATGGCCTCGGGAGAGCCGAACTCGAAGCCGGTCATCCCCTTGATGACTTCCTGATCAATGTTGTGCGGACGGAGCGGCGTGCGGTCTGGCAAGTGCGGATCTGGAACGCCTTCGTAGCCCTTGACCATCCAAGGATGTGCAAGTACTTCAGCGAGGGTGGCTCGATTGGCAGGGTTGGTGACCAGCATGCGCGACAGAAGATGCTTGCACTCGCCGCTGAGCCAGGCAGGGTATTCGACCTGACCGCGCTTAATCTTGGCGTGGAGAGCAGGCATGCTCTGATCGTCAAAGGGCACTTTGCCGCAGACAAGAACATAGAGGACGATACCAAAGGACCAGACGTCCACTTCTGGGCCGGTGTACACCTTTGCGTTGAGAAGCTCGGGCGCAGCAAAGTAGAGCGAGCCGCAGAAGGTGGAGAGGTGCGAGTGAGGCGAAAAGAGGTTGCTCAAACCGAAATCGATAATTTTGATGTTTCCCGTCTTGGAGATGAGAATGTTTTCAATCTTGAGATCGCGGTggacgatgctgttgcGATGACAATACTCGAGCGCACTGCCGATCTGGCGTGCGAATTTGCGTGCGCTTCGTTCCCGGAGTCGGCCGTGGCTGATGATGTAGTCGAGCATCTGACCACCATTGACATACTCAAAGACCATGTAGTAGTGGTTGGTGTGGATGATCATTTCGCGCATGCCGCAAACGTAGGGGTGATGGAGCAAGATCTGAAGCGAACCTTCTCGAATGGTACGAATCTCTTTGGACTGGTCCTTGGCGGCCGCTTTGGCGAGGAACGACGCGGTGGGgggcggtggtggtggctgAGGCTTGCCGTTCTcgtcaacagcagctcgcggggattgagcagcagccatggAAGTGTGACGGGGAATGATTTTGATGGCGACCTTTTCGCCGTTGCCCATCTTGACGCCAAGTTTGACCTTGCCCATACTTCCAGCGCCCAGCGTCTTACCGAGCGCATAATCTCCGAGAAGTCGACGACTTCGGCGTTCGCGGTCGCGGTCACGGTCACGTTCGCCCCGCTCCTTTTCCCTTTCGCGCTCCCGTTCCTTTTCGCGTTCCCTCTCCTTGAGTTTTTcacgctgacgctgctgctccttttcacgttgctgctcttgaagctgctgatgctgcaggcgctctcgctcaagctcttgctctcgcgcagctcgaagTTGTAGATGTTGCTGCGAggcgcgatcgagctgaGTATCGCGAGACGAGCCCAAGGTGTCGGTGGCATCAAATGTGTCGCTGCTACCTTGACCGAGGCGGGAGTCGTGCTGACGACGCTGGACAGCTTGCATCTGCGCAGCACGAGTATCCAATACGCTAGCGGGACGAGGAGGCTCGGATGCCATGGCTCTGCGCTGTCGCTGCGTTGGATCGGGAGAGGATGCGAATTCACTCTGGTATTGTGCATGTGCACGTGTAGGCGTGTAAGCAGAGTCAGGGACAAGGCCGTTGCCGGGACGTGTTTCGATGGGGGAAGAGTTGTTGGACTGACGCTGAGCAGCTCTGGCTGCGTGGTTGCGGCGTATGTCGTCGATACTTTTGCGATTGCTGTCCATCATGGAGCGGTGTGGATCCGACTCTGGTGGGGAGAGAGGGCCAACGGAGATGGAGTTGGGCATGGCCAGGGTTTGAACGCCAGCAGCAATAGCATCGTAGGGTGTCTTCTTGGGCGGTGTTTGCATGGCGGAGGGCGACGCAGAGGCGGAGGGTGTAGCTGAGCCTGGCAGGGGACGTGGAATATGCTGTGGTGGCAGAGTgtctgctggtggtgcACGATGGTCCACTAGGCTACCGATGGCTGCAGAGGGGTGGGGGATAGCGGAAGAGGTGCCGCCGTTGAGAGTTGCTGGAAGGAAGGTCTGCTCTGCGTTGGTTAGGGCGAGAGGTAGACCTGGAAGCGACTTGAGGACATCCGACGAGCGGCGAGATGCAAGGTCAGGACGCCCGCCTGGCTGGACAAGACCGTAAGAAGATGTAGCGAGCTTGTCGGAACGCCGTGAAGTTGGACTCTCTTGTTGCGCAACTTGGGATGAAGGCTGCAAGGAGCTGGCAAGGGGAGAAGCATTGAGAGAGGAAAGCTGCTGGGTGTCGAGTTGGGCGTCTTCAGGAACGCTTCTGAGTGATGGTTGATTTGGATCGATGGCGGAGGgcatggcagcagcaaaggcgTCTGCCACGTCGATCTCATGCTTTGGAGTGTGGAGATGGTCGTAGATCTCCATGGCGTCTGTAGAGCCAGGACCACTGGGTTGTCGGGGATGCATGTCGCCGCGGTGAGATAGCAGTGCTCGATCGCGCTTGTCAAACAAGGTCTCTGAAGGTGAGCACAAGCAGCTGGCGACGAGTTTCGAGTTTGGTTGCGCGCTCTTGGAATTGAGAGGCGCGACCAAGAAGGTTGGATAGCGGCCTAGTTTgccactcgagctcgagcagctgagctcggcaagcgGATCAAGTTGTAATATGCGATAAAAAGATGCTTAAGATGAGATGGTGGTTCGAGCCAGCATTGATGTGGATTGGATACCGTTTCTTCTTGAAGTCAAGACGATGTTATGAGAAAAGGCGGTTGATTGTGCAAGGCcaggaggaagaggaagtGAACTTGGATGCAGACCGGTGGGCTGAATACCACGTTGGCCGGATGCGCGCGCGAGGCGACAGTGTGCGGTTCAAGCGGCGTAGATGGTAGAATGATGGGGATGCGCAGCGTGTGGGATAAAGCGTCGTACGAGAGagaagaggatgatgatgccgaAAGGAGAACAGAGGTATACGTACGCGGTAAGGAAGCCGAATAAGCTTTAAGAGaagatgcgatgcgatgcgatgcgactCGTcagaagcgtgaatcacgaatgaaagCGTGACCAAAGTCGAAATGGCgatggattcacgatgcgaccgacattcacgactcttttgggaatcacgaatgccgcGAACCGTTGTCAGCCAGTCAGGCAGCAAGCCCAGCCCCAGCAAGCCCAGCCAGCCCAGCCTGTCTCGGCTCTGCTTAAACGGCAgtgcaattcgtgattgatcAACGCgcgtattcacgatttgtgcTTCAGGCctcagctcgagccaactcacactcacgactcacgactcgttTGGTTTCAAGTTTCTTTGGcagcacaatcacgaatcacgaatcacgaatcacaaattcACAAATTCCCTCTCCGCCTGCATCGTCGGTTGCATCTTGCTAGGTTCAGTCAACTtagtcacgattcacggttttTGGGCAGGCAGTCCGGCAGGCAGTCCGCGTTGGCCCctctgtctctctctctttctccttcCAAAATTCCAAATTCCAAAGTCCAATTTTCAGTCAACTAAGTCATGagttattcgtgattgatcaacgattcacgattcgtgatttggtgAAGGTGTGGATATTTTCTTCGTGCATTCACAttgccattcacgattggctttCGAGAATCTGACAGCGTCGACCAGACTAAAAACTCAATCCGTGatccgattcacgattcgtgattcacgattgcatcaagcgtgaagagaCCTCTTATGCGGCTGTATGTTGGCTCACCGTGGTTCGGAGCCGCCACAACATCAGTCAGGTCATAGTAACGTACGGTGGATGGAGGAGGGTGGTCAAGTCGGATCTTGTTCTGTTTGCTCACAGACTTGCAAGCCCAGACTCAACGTGCTtcaccaacactcacgactgtgccTTGGCCATGTCCATTCTCATCTTATTAACACGCTTAAACCGTACGGGTCGAGGAATGATTACGATGTCTTATATCGATCAAGAGTATATGTACTGTACAGCTTCAACACATTACAACAAGTGGCACTATGGCGGAGTGGTTATCGCGTAGCACTCGAACCTCTAGACTAGGTCGAGCAACACTCAACAATATGCTATTCCCCCTGGGAGCGCAGGTTCAAATCCTGCTGGTGTCGAATTTTTGAATTTTTTTTGTCCATCAACCAGACAGGTCATCGACGGCTTATTCTCACAAAAAAACGAGAAAAATGCCTAAACTTTCCAAGAGGTTGGAGTGTTTATATAAACCCTGGGTCTGGAGTCGGTTATGTGAGACGACGGGCTACACTCAGTCAAGAATATGGATGGCTGATTAGTTGGCTGGCTGGTTGCGTGCCCGTGGCGTAAATGAACGCGTCAGAGCAGCGTACGAGGCTGCGACGCGTGCGattccaatcgtgaatcacgaatcgtgaatcgtgagttggTGAGTGTTGGTTCAAAGAAACGCGAGTGGCCGTCTTTTCTGTACACAGGTAGTCAtatagtcacgagtcacacTGACGTGTAATGACACACCGTCCCTCCGCTGCCATCACCACCTACGTTGCCAAAAACGAACCTTCGGAACATCGGCGCAACGTATTTATTAGTGGGATCGACCTTAGTCAGCTTGGACCGCAGACGATCACAATGACAGAGCAGCCCAAGTTAGCCAAATTctttggcggtggcagcagcgccaacaCATCAGCGTCAAAGCCTCGTCAGCAAGATATCAAGTCTGCTTTTGCTCCAAAACTGGCCAAGCCAACATCCATAGAGACCACAATCAACGCAGCCACTGCATCTTCCCACGAAGCCGAGCCTATCACCGCCGCCACTCCCTTGCCCTCAAAGAGACAAGCTTCCATCAGCAACGCCATTCCGAACATCCCCAACTCCGAcccagcagcaccacatAGGAAGAAGCGTCGCATCATCGAAtcggatgacgacgaggacgaggaacCGTCACTGTCTCCGGCGCAAGCCTCGACCCCCGCATCCGCAAACAAGCAACCTGCACCGGATgcatcatcgagcagcaaagtcgCCTCCATCTCTGCCAAACCTCCGCCAAAGACCAGTATAGCCGCCAACAAGGGTGTCATCTCCAGTGCTAACGATGCCACAGACAGCGACTCGGACTCTGCCAGCGAGCACATCCCTAACGACCTAGACGATGATCACGAAGAAGAACAGGCAatccaagaagaagagcaaaaGGGTGCCAAAAAGCTTGCCGCCATCTTTCAAATGCCATCCCAAGTCAACGAAGGCAAAGTTACCTGGAAAGAGGGCGAGGCGGTCCCCTATGCTGCGCTAGCTACCACGTTTGCCGATATCCAGGCTACCACCAAGCGACTCGAGATCACCGAGATCCTCACCCAATTCCTTGTGCGCGTCATCAAGCGCTCCCCCGATAACCTGCTTCAGGTCGTCTACCTGTGCATCAACCGCCTCTGTCCCGATTACGAAGGTCTCGAGCTGGGCATTGGCGAATCGTTGCTCATCAAAGCCATCGCTCAATCCACCGGTCGCGAAGTGGCTCGCATCAAAAAGGACCTCGAAGCCCAAGGCGATCTCGGCCTGGTAGCGCTCCATTCGAAAAAGAACCAACCGACCATGTTCAAGGTGTCGAGCCTCAAAGTTCCGCAGGTAttcaagcagctcaaagaAATCGCCCTTGTGAGCGGCAACAAGTCGCAAGACCGAAAGATCGGCAtgatcaagaagctgctcgcttcATGTCAAGGTGACGAACCCAAGTTCCTCATTCGCAGTCTCGAAGGAAAACTTCGAATCGGGCTCGCCGAAAGATCCGTACTCGTCTCCCTGGCGCGCGCCGTCGTCATAGCCAAATTGGGCAAAACCATCTCAAAACTTTCTCAGGAATCcctcgccaagcagctcgaggacgCAACTGAGCTCGTCAAGGCTGTCTACTCGGAACTGCCCTCGTACGATCTGGTTGTACCGGCATTGCTCAAGGGCGGAGTCGAGCATCTGCGTAGCGAATGCAAGCTGACGCCTGGTGTGCCGCTCAAGCCGATGCTTGCCAAACCCACCAAAGCCATCTCTGAAGTGCTCGACCGCTTTGAAGGCAAACCATTCACCTGCGAATACAAGTATGACGGAGAACGTGCTCAGGTTCATCTGTTACCTAACCGTCAACTTGCCGTGTTTTCGCGAAACTCGGAAAACATGTCTGTCAAATATCCCGATCTGGTCGAACAAATTCCTCGATGCATCAAGCCTACCGTCAAATCGTTTGTCCTCGAtgcggaagcagcggcgTGGAAAAAGGCTCAACTCAACGCGGAAGGCATCTTGGAACCAGCCAAGCTTCTGCCATTCCAAGAGCTCTCGCGTCGTAAACGCAAGGACGTCAAAGCGCAAGACATCAAGGTCAAAGTCAAGCTGTTTGCGTTTGATctgctcttcctcaacGGCGAGTCTCTGCTCTCGCTTCCGCTCTCTGAACGACGTGCGCTCCTGCAATCGCACTTCCAACCCG encodes the following:
- a CDS encoding uncharacterized protein (related to serine/threonine-specific protein kinase KIN1), with the protein product MHPRQPSGPGSTDAMEIYDHLHTPKHEIDVADAFAAAMPSAIDPNQPSLRSVPEDAQLDTQQLSSLNASPLASSLQPSSQVAQQESPTSRRSDKLATSSYGLVQPGGRPDLASRRSSDVLKSLPGLPLALTNAEQTFLPATLNGGTSSAIPHPSAAIGSLVDHRAPPADTLPPQHIPRPLPGSATPSASASPSAMQTPPKKTPYDAIAAGVQTLAMPNSISVGPLSPPESDPHRSMMDSNRKSIDDIRRNHAARAAQRQSNNSSPIETRPGNGLVPDSAYTPTRAHAQYQSEFASSPDPTQRQRRAMASEPPRPASVLDTRAAQMQAVQRRQHDSRLGQGSSDTFDATDTLGSSRDTQLDRASQQHLQLRAAREQELERERLQHQQLQEQQREKEQQRQREKLKEREREKEREREREKERGERDRDRDRERRSRRLLGDYALGKTLGAGSMGKVKLGVKMGNGEKVAIKIIPRHTSMAAAQSPRAAVDENGKPQPPPPPPTASFLAKAAAKDQSKEIRTIREGSLQILLHHPYVCGMREMIIHTNHYYMVFEYVNGGQMLDYIISHGRLRERSARKFARQIGSALEYCHRNSIVHRDLKIENILISKTGNIKIIDFGLSNLFSPHSHLSTFCGSLYFAAPELLNAKVYTGPEVDVWSFGIVLYVLVCGKVPFDDQSMPALHAKIKRGQVEYPAWLSGECKHLLSRMLVTNPANRATLAEVLAHPWMVKGYEGVPDPHLPDRTPLRPHNIDQEVIKGMTGFEFGSPEAITAKLIEVLNSEAYQTSLYHWELKNLPASLTGLSTVSNSGSSIDSPGLNRPSTRGSFTATSGSDTVKSKAGSRRFSGIDFYKKKLTTNPLAAAFGSKDDSAVGSANGSSNGLGSGTGLLPFGKEPLDPTRGFHPLISIYFLVKEKMERERLYGHSFFASSNLSLNGPPVPSTGAVAGAGTGARAAAAGAMPTAADIPQEALRVPEVPHVSHRAYDPSRQQEAALASPAPPRPAAAMIPVPASPTPVFESREKSRPSGLMAGPPRARANADEMEAALREKCLPSPKDAGFAPGIGGMAPVPAASTPGMRQSFSVVPPGPEVAIGHNHRHSMMAPDISMAITNNHKRSVSLTARRPPGAAAAGRTPVGAMVEPSTPDAFSMDTRRMSTMSPARLPARASYIATPSKSEAGSAEPSSSPAATAHNTSSTLGYGATLARRFSSFMGRSPSQPLDTEARERKKQSRMSMPLGGLPQQQQQQHQQRRGSAHMPLSEVDEADTGTDVDAYDYDEVEEHLVTHDEDMPLGSGTTVRRSGTMGDMPASHANTRVSEASMGALSVGRAAGLSMSPKSTAAAKSGRRPSTGISPSTSMPLNVLDAGGAARQKEDALQQVSPSNARTGWMGPSTPGQAEVLPALVTRRRFGGGSNATGGQQNGSSASEGGSKPIFLKGLFSVQTTSTKPRTVIHASLVKVLDRIGIQYRELRGGYECVHLPSLDFSGSDSLGRGNARIPLETMAAAAAADAEASERSPTSEENNRQPKRKPSRLSFVSGRSKDKDRANRKEGSVAESIGALTGAGGTVRSRTPSLTSNAAFANADSTTLPPLPPKTPSKPSLLIRSPRQRADSMGAASMLGPSGSRDSNLMLDTTVAAGSGGDACALSPASAAGTVTARTMNAAQATELAVRFEIFVVKVPLLLGVNGLQFRRVGGNPWQYQMLAKRILQELKL